gcCTTTTAGATGGATACAGAAAGGCATAACCCTGTAACAACAAGTACTCCTTTCCAGCCGTGCCACAAAGGACCTGAGAATGAAACCCCCGAGATTGGCCTTGTTTCCCGATTAGACATGGTGCGTGATGATACTTGGAATATAACGGAAAACACCTCTACATCGCAAATCGCAGATGCCCCTAGTTCCTTAGATCATTTAAACACCTTCCTAGAAAGTAGAGAAGTAAGCCCAATCAGGTATACACTGCGAACATCTTGGAACGAAACTAGTGACCGGACAAAACGGCAGCATGTTCGTAAAGCCAGGCAGGCCGTCTCAGCGGTTCTCAGTGAAGTGGCACCAGAAGATCCGGGCCAGCTATGGCACGCACTCTCCAGATCGCAAGTCATACAACGGTGGTTTTCGGCAGATATTGAGAGTGGTACTGGATCTACAGATGAGACACTCTTGGATGCCCTGGCATCTTGCTATAAGAGTGCAGACCACTGGGATACACGTCGACAGATACTCTCCATCATGGCTGACAAAGTCAGTTTTGCGAAGATTCAAGAGTGGATACCAGGTTTAACCAAATATCGCTATATAATGGCTAGACAGCATATTCTTCTCCACGGAAGAGGTACGCCAGTTCCATCTCAGAGTCCACAAACAAGAATGGTGGTTCCGCAAGAAAAGCTCGCTCATTTTCTGGATTTTATTACCAGTCCCCATATCATCCAAGACCTTCCATTCGGAGAAAAAGTAGTATCACTTTCAATTAAAGAGGTAATCAAAATACCTAATGTGGTACGCAACATGATACCGGAGCGAATTGTTCAACAATACCAGGCCTATTCAAAGGAGGAAAACTTTACTCCTTTGAGTCGTAGTACTCTTCTGCGAGTTCTCCAAGTATGCCCTGCTTCCACTCGAAAATCGTTACAGGGAATAGATTACATTAGCTCGGCGGGTGCACAGGCCTTCGATAACCTTGAAAGTGTTGCTGAGCGTTTGGGAGAAATGGATATGGGGATGTCATgggcaaaagaaaagaaagaacaccTAAAGAAATGCAAGCGCTACCTAAAGAGTGATTACAAGGTATGTGTATTGAGGTTGCCTggtctttatttttcatttttgaataaCGCATGATGTACCAACTTAAGCCGACATAGAATGCATTGCTTTCAAATGAATATCTATTTCGAACATTCGAACGAGGGAAATGAAGGTATCACGGCAATGCATATGACGTTGGTTGAAATCTGGAATTCTAGCTAAGGTGACATTTTACGACAACCACAAGGACGAAATTAGGACTGAATAGTGTAATATACTACGCTACCCCGTCCCGGCTTTAAGACTACTTTGAGGCTTTAAAGGTAGACGACGGTAATAGGCATTTTTGCAGCCTACCATCACGTGGTAAAGAGTCTGCTGTACTGGAGAACAAACCACGCACGTCACAGAAGCATTAGAAAGACGGAAAGGTAAGAATTGTCTGATCGCGACCGCTTTGTTTCGAATATCCTTCTTCGCAGCGTGGTCTCACTAGTATGGTGGACTTTGTACCATGTCACCGTTAGCTGCAAAATGCGCCTTGTGCTTATTTCCTTTACAGGTTCATGTCTCAGAGAGCTCAGACGTACCTGATCACTGTCGCGTCTATGCCCTAAACGACCCTACTGACCGCGATTATCAGTCCCAGTGTTCACATGAGCACAGAACCTATTGTGACAAATGCGATGATCTTACGAAGACCATAGACGACATCACGGCTGCAATTGAGGCACTTGCTGCAGATGAACTGAAAGAGGAGCTTCGTTTTGTAATGGGAAAGGCTAAGCAAGACATCGTGAGCTGGAAAGCGCATCTACTGCGGTCAGTTAATCAAGAAGAAGCAAGATTGGATATAGTGAATGCACTAGACGACACTTCCGTTCTTTTAGTTCAGGACTGGGCTATGAAGTTCCTTCCGCGGAAGTTTAGAGAGAGCCAGACGGATTGGTTTGCGAAACGTGGGATTTCCTGGCATCTAACTGTATCCATTAGGAGAGGAAATGACCACAAACTACAGATGATGACGTTTGTTAATGTTTTCAGGAGCTGCAGCCAGGATAGCTGTACAGTACTCTCTGTTATGTCAGACGTGGTAAGACAACTTAGAGAGGGCCATCCACAACTACAGAACATCTATTACTGGCAAGACAACGCCGGTTGTTACCACAGTGGTAAGACAATTGTTGGAGCAAAATTAATCGGCCAACAGCAGGGCGTTTCAGTCAGGTGGATGGATTTCTGTGATTCACAGGCAGGTAAAGGCGCTTGTGACAGGAAAGCGGCAGCTATCAAGTCCCATATGAAGATCTTTCTCAATTCAGGGAACAATATTGAGAGTGCAGAGGAAATGAAGAATGCCATTCTCTCATCGGGTGGAGTACCATCTGTTAACGTTACTGTTTCAGGACCACCTGAGGCCTCCACATTCTCCACCGTTCGGTTGGAAGGTGTGAGCACTATTTCTAACATAGAGTATTCTGAAGAAGGGCTGCGTGTATGGAAAGCCTATAATATTGGTCCTGGAAAGTTGATTCAGTGGGAGAAACTTGGCGTCCCACCAAATGCAGAAATTCCAAGGCTGTCAGCCATTGACTGTGGCACTTGCGGAGAAAAGGCACAGTTTAAAACAATTACATCCAAGAAGGCCAAGATTCCTCCGAAACAAGCAAATTCAACTGGCCCTAGCGATTCACCAAGTTCTGACGAATCGTCCTCAGATGAATCAAATGTTGACCTCTTTTCCTGTCCTGAGGAAGGATGCATTAAACGCTATCAACGGTTCTCCTCACTTCAATGGCACCTAGGCTGTGGCAGACATCACCTTGCTATTGAGAACGAGAGTCTCTTCGACAGAGCCATCGTTGGTTATTCCGAGAGACTGGATGTGCAAACTGGTAGTGTGCCAAACATTCCAACAGAACTATCTAAACTGCGATCAGTGGAAAACCTGTTGCTCCCCATGGGCTGGGCATTGAGGTCATCCCAACTTAAAAGAACCAGATTCACCGCTAATCAGAAAGATtatttaacaaagaaattcGATCTTGGAGAAATCTCGGGACGGAAATCGGATCCGGAGTCTGTTGCAAGGGCTATGATGGCAGCCAGGGACAGTGAGGGAAATCGCTTGTTTACAAGTGCAGAGTTTTTGACTTTACAGCAGGTAGCAAGCTTTTTCAGTCGATTGGCAGCTAAGCGGCGCTTACCAGATGTAACGAGTGGTAGTGACGGGGAGGCGGATGACGCAGAGACTGAGAGTGCACTTCAAGAGCTCAGCAATGCAGTCATGCGAGAAGTATCATTAGAGCATCCAATAGTTTATGACTGCTACAACATATGTGATCTAATTAGTTCCTCTAAgctctcttctttttcagttcaaaTGCTGAAAGAGTTTTGcaacttttttgaaatagaCACAAGCCATGTAAAGGTGAAACGAAAGAAGCCATACTTGGATCTTTTGGTTGCTTTTGGTAAGGACTGTTCCTGTCACAAGTAACACAGTAACTGAGCTTGACTGAGCTTGGATTATATGCCATGCCTCTTGTTATGATACATCTCAGTAAGGCTGGCTCCTCCACAGCTCTCCAAAGATAGGTAACCTAATACTAATTTTGTCTTCCATGGCCACCGGGTGTCCCGTTAGGTAGTTATTCGTGACCACAGGCAATCATAGAAAACCTTCACGCGCCTTGAATACGGTAACTTCTCGGCTCGATGAGTTTCCTTCCCCATGTCTTTTTATTTAGAATTCAATGTCTTCGATAAGAGGctaacacaacaaaaacatcattTCACGAGAATGATTCAtgattcatgaaaaaaacaagcgtGGCTTGCGatttaaattaacaataatatctCTTACGGGATGTCTTTTCTCACTGAATTCTCAATCGCACCTAAGCTTCAAATGGATCGCATTATCccatttaagaaaaaaaattatcttggCCTAATTAACCAAGACAAACTAGAAGACGGATTTCAGAGGAATTTAGTTTGGTTCCCAAATGTAGGTGACCATAAATACACTCTCGGCCCTTTCATTACTTCCAAAGACTTCGGGGTTTTCAAGCTAATTTCATCAGTACCTGGTATCTAACATAAGACGTTATGCTTTAGTTCAGTTAATATATCTTTCAGCGATGTTATGTTATTACTTGGAGGCTGTGTAGGATAGTATATCGACTTCCGGTTTCTTAGATGTGAAATCAACACCTCGTTCCAACTGAGTGGCTAATAATTCGAAATGCTCAAGAAACCCTTACAAGTCTCGatatgttaaattaaattgttatGTTAGATAAAAAACTCAAGCTGATTTTGATACATGTTTTTGCGATGGGTCATGTTATAACTTGGAGGCAGACTATTGACTTCCGGTTTCTTAGTTGTGATATCGACATCTCGTTCCAAGTGAATGGCGAATAATTCGAACTGCTCACGAAACACTTATTTTCGATTGATTTGGTGTAGAGATTGAATTGTTTTCCCAGCATACTATAAGTGAAAGGAAGCAAATTGCTAATCTGTacaaataactaataatacaTGGTCGTTAAAAGCTCATACCCGTCTGTCCTCAAACAACATGCAGtagtctattgtttattttttgctgatgttttcattaaactgtagctttttcagcggcccctcaaaaaccactcgaagAAGAACCCAAGCTGATTTTCATACATGTTTTAGACCACCATACAATGTTTACTCTGGCCAAGTTTGAGGGAATTTGGAGTCATGGCACGTGTCGAAAAATGTCTccgaattttatttttaaactggGATAATCAGGAGAGTAAACAAAGgagatttttaaacatttaaggattttttcttgacaaggGTTCAAGACAAGTTAAAGCCTGTTTTTAATAGCTGAATACTTTATCTTTCAAGAAAAAGTATCGGGAAGTTTTGGTTCTTTTCGACATGCGAACGCAAATTGAGTTTAGATTCAGTTATTTTCAGCCATTGCGTTCGACCAATTAGGCCATAATTGGGGCGaaattcgtttttcttgattttctcgaATTTAAAGCGTTTCAACCGGGAAAAAACTACATCACATTTCATATCTACCTAAGGGTTACACGTGGACGAAAATAGAACAAAATCGATTCTTTTACTTCTGCCGTTGTCAGTTTGGTAATAAGTGAAATTCACtcttaatagccaactgactaaaacaagctaattcagcttaaccaccccccctaaagtaactttgctgcgcctgttttcaagcgaaaatctagcgagccaccttttNNNNNNNNNNNNNNNNNNNNNNNNNNNNNNNNNNNNNNNNNNNNNNNNNNNNNNNNNNNNNNNNNNNNNNNNNNNNNNNNNNNNNNNNNNNNNNNNNNNNNNNNNNNNNNNNNNNNNNNNNNNNNNNNNNNNNNNNNNNNNNNNNNNNNNNNNNNNNNNNNNNNNNNNNNNNNNNNNNNNNNNNNNNNNNNNNNNNNNNNtttcaaaattcagtcagatatatatatatatatatatatatatatatatatatatatatttatatatatatatatatatataataataaggttgccaacactgttaaatagtgctcaatacacataagtgtagagctaaatcatagaaaggtgaggctaatgaaaccaacacatgattccctgttactccgagtttcgtgcttacgcactcatcagacagtatttaataaagaaaattcctatcacttagtttatatacaagcgtgtgaaaagctattgttatttgaataattacaatgggcgtgagtaagctatttaagggcgtgggtcttgagtaatagtctatttatagagatgacagtcaattgttccttaagtagaacttgttttcatggcggcactttgagataagttcagatcttttgtttagtagttcgtcgggcttagagttaattatcatcagtttttctgtcgtgCAAAGGTCGCATCTCTTCGTGATGTTGCTGTACGGTCTTGCTCTGCAGATGATAGTccatttaatattaaagtCTTTCTTGCTGTCGCGTAGTTGCCAGATGTATTTGGATAGTTCTGTGCTATTCATTTGGTTCCTGTGGCGGAATGAATGTTTGTGTTGCGTGAATCTTTGCTTGAATGATCCTTCCGTCAATCCGATGTAATTCTTCGTGGTATCGTCTGTTGTGACTCGGGCGTTGTAGATTACACCTGATGTTAAACACTTATTGTCGATAGGGCATTGGTCTTTATCGCGGCAGTTGCATTGGTCTTGCGAATTAGGTTTGGTGTCGATGCtggttactttcttgttgtgtttgtttattatggATTGCATGTTGTCCATACAACTGTAGCTGACCTTgacgttgtttttgttaaaaaggcTGTGATATTTGTGATGTCTTGGGAAATGTCTAGAGATtagtttgagaaatgttctgcCGATGTTAGTTTTTACGCTTTTGTTGAAGGGCGGGTTATACCAGataatgtttctttgtctgttacGTCTTGGTCGTACAGGATGTACACAGAAATGCTAGACTTCAACAAACACAGACATCCTGTACGACCAAGACGTAACAATCTTCGTCGTACTTCAATCATTAACGCGACTTTTCAGTCGTCTACGTTTCCTGCTGGAAAATTGCTCAAGTAAGTCCAATATTAAAAGACGGTGACCACGAGATTCCAAACAATAACATGAACTTTTACCAACAAGCTCTTACTTAACCcggataagacaaaattggtTGTCTTCGGCAGTCGGCCGTTAGTCCGCAAGATTGAAGGCCTTCATCTATCCTTACTGGATAAAGAACTAACCCCAGCTAAATCAGCAAAGGACCTTGGTGTAATACTCGACCCTAACCTAACGTATGAAGACCATACAACAAAAACCGTTTCAACTTGTATGTCAGGACTGGGTCAGATAAACCGAGTCAAGCACGTGTTAGACATGGACACTTTAACCATAGTAGTCAATTGTGTAGTATTCAGCAAACTCTTTTACTGCTCCTATGTTTGGATCCATACCACCGAGAGTAATCTAGACAAAGTACAAAAAGTACAGAACTTTGCCTGTCGTATTATTAGTGGAGTAAAGAAATTTGACTACATAACACCAGTCCTTAGGGTAATGCAGTGGTTACCTATCAGGCAACAACTCTACTACAGAAATGCTGTAATCGcatttaaggtggctgaacacagtttttaagtgcctatgcctcattcaccattacttttaaactatttatggtttgggacccgttttttgcatgagtgaaggttaaccatagaagagtttagtctcgcattttggttaaggtgtggtgctgttgccatggtaacggggctggttaaaaacaaggcttaaaaaatggttttcgttcatttaaggaaaatccagtcattagattttcttcatcgtttgcccactacgaattgacatgaaatcccttgtgtaaacattgttttaataaaattttaacagggacgattttcgtaatttcttgtaaatcgttttctgtagtattaaaaattccctctgttaaaattcagatttttcgttatagatcattcacttgggttctaaactagtctttggccaaatttcttgaacttctaatgactggatcgttagaaattggcaagtttctacgaaggcaatcggtctcaatttttcgagcaactgcgcatgcgctgcattcaactgggttcctcggtcggttgctcgagggttcctcaggttcatttcgttcgaaaacatttcgttcgaaaacaaacaatgtgtaaatcactttatacgtatttaactgtttgttttgcctttgaaaagccgcgctggcttttacacaacactgctgaccgcgcggaaactgtgttcagccaccttaactGCATGACTGGTTGTGCACCAGATAACTCAGATAGTCTAACGGATCAGTTTATTAAACGCTCAGACGTTTCGACAAGCACCACAAGAAGTTTAAAGAAACTTCAGATTCCCTTCCTAAAGTCTGCAACTGGAAAGAGATCCCTTTACTATAGGACTGTAAGGATTTGGAATGCGCTGGATCCGTTGCTCAAATTAGGTAGTACACTACAAGaatctaaacaaaaattacagaGCATTTTATCAATTAAAAGACTTTATAGACAGTACAGCGTAATTTAATTATGTAACATATTATATAGGCTTGATTTCACTGCTTTTGTAGatagtaaattgtttttcttttttcgttttatcCCTTATCATGTATTCTCTGAAAGGCCTTTCGGTTGCACCTCGTGAGTCCACATTTTAACCACTCTGATGACACATACCGTTGAATATAAGAGTATATACCACGCTAAACCATATCCAGTTTGATAAGTAATGattaataaaagcaaaagtatTTTATCAAGTTTGAAACACTCGGCGTAGCCTTTCTTCTTTAGGGCTTGATGAAACACGAATTGCAAATTTattgaacggcttcaaaagCTTAATGTACATCTATCTATCCATGATTCCTGCACTAACATTTCGATTATGGGTTATTTGGGCCCAGAAAATCAGACGTAAAACTGAGCCGTGTCTATATCAGACATAAACACACTCATTAAACATTAATTTCTATTGGATTTCCGCCATGGATTATTTAATGAGGTCTTAAAATACCGTTTACAGCGCGTTTgtatttattcagtttttgcgGTGTTTGCATGGTATGCGAAAAGAAGTAACTTGCTTAGATCACTGGAACTAAACGCgtaatatatttgttgtttttacaatgtgatataatttattaagaCAACTGAGTTATCATGCGCGTTTTGATTAATCAGAAGCCTACCAGCTACGGtccttgaaataattttctatCACGCGTCGTATTATTGATAAATCGAAAAAAGGGAGATCATAAACCGTATTTTCTGGTAAGAGTCCTTGCTAGTTATGTTATTGTTGTTCTCTAAAATCAATAGGCGCACCTAATGGGATTGCCGGGTTCTGAAGCAAGCTTTCTCTCGCGTTCTACTAAAATTTCGCCAAtacgacaaaagaaaagaaataaactgaaactgttaacttttttcattctttgacaTCATCATCCACCTTGAACTCAATCTTCACgtcatctccgataagttggaatggagcccagtGTCTCATCTCAGAAAACTCCTTAGATTCCCGAAGGCATTTTATCGATTGGTGAACAGCAACACTGgcggtttttccttccttcaggtgttggtagaaacttttcatgaataCCATGGTCGCTTCGTCATCTATTGCCCACAGGgccaccaacacagaacgagcaccagctgccaagaaggcacgtgcgataccgaccacaccTTCGCCCTTCAACATtctgcctcgtccactgtgacagcaacttaaGACCACAAGGCGAGCTCGAATATTGGCAACCTGCACATCGGAcatctttaaaatgaaatcctCTTCCTGAGGGAATTGTGAAGTCCATCCGGGGTTTGGGGACAAGGCAATTTCTCCAGTGAGTTCGTTTCCGTGGgcagcaatatgaat
This sequence is a window from Acropora palmata chromosome 6, jaAcrPala1.3, whole genome shotgun sequence. Protein-coding genes within it:
- the LOC141885107 gene encoding uncharacterized protein LOC141885107 — protein: MESKEEPEAEREMDTERHNPVTTSTPFQPCHKGPENETPEIGLVSRLDMVRDDTWNITENTSTSQIADAPSSLDHLNTFLESREVSPIRYTLRTSWNETSDRTKRQHVRKARQAVSAVLSEVAPEDPGQLWHALSRSQVIQRWFSADIESGTGSTDETLLDALASCYKSADHWDTRRQILSIMADKVSFAKIQEWIPGLTKYRYIMARQHILLHGRGTPVPSQSPQTRMVVPQEKLAHFLDFITSPHIIQDLPFGEKVVSLSIKEVIKIPNVVRNMIPERIVQQYQAYSKEENFTPLSRSTLLRVLQVCPASTRKSLQGIDYISSAGAQAFDNLESVAERLGEMDMGMSWAKEKKEHLKKCKRYLKSDYKVHVSESSDVPDHCRVYALNDPTDRDYQSQCSHEHRTYCDKCDDLTKTIDDITAAIEALAADELKEELRFVMGKAKQDIVSWKAHLLRSVNQEEARLDIVNALDDTSVLLVQDWAMKFLPRKFRESQTDWFAKRGISWHLTVSIRRGNDHKLQMMTFVNVFRSCSQDSCTVLSVMSDVVRQLREGHPQLQNIYYWQDNAGCYHSGKTIVGAKLIGQQQGVSVRWMDFCDSQAGKGACDRKAAAIKSHMKIFLNSGNNIESAEEMKNAILSSGGVPSVNVTVSGPPEASTFSTVRLEGVSTISNIEYSEEGLRVWKAYNIGPGKLIQWEKLGVPPNAEIPRLSAIDCGTCGEKAQFKTITSKKAKIPPKQANSTGPSDSPSSDESSSDESNVDLFSCPEEGCIKRYQRFSSLQWHLGCGRHHLAIENESLFDRAIVGYSERLDVQTGSVPNIPTELSKLRSVENLLLPMGWALRSSQLKRTRFTANQKDYLTKKFDLGEISGRKSDPESVARAMMAARDSEGNRLFTSAEFLTLQQVASFFSRLAAKRRLPDVTSGSDGEADDAETESALQELSNAVMREVSLEHPIVYDCYNICDLISSSKLSSFSVQMLKEFCNFFEIDTSHVKVKRKKPYLDLLVAFGKDCSCHK